The following coding sequences lie in one Bacteroides helcogenes P 36-108 genomic window:
- a CDS encoding Crp/Fnr family transcriptional regulator has protein sequence MEIHVLLKMPPFRGITEQELLPLILTPEHACRLYKPSDLIALQGEVYRSLFILCSGSVRTQMVNAEGKQLTIETLKAPELLAPAFVFSSENRFPVNIEAKERCEILVINKKGFLEFLHQHPVVMHNFLQLVSDRTLFLSKKLNSFALQSLKSRILNYLRIHGAIVNQQEVAQILGVARPSLARALSELINENCIRTEGKEIRIDEANSKRYL, from the coding sequence ATGGAAATCCACGTATTACTGAAAATGCCTCCCTTCCGGGGGATTACCGAACAAGAATTATTGCCCCTCATTCTAACACCGGAGCATGCGTGCAGACTATACAAACCTTCGGACTTGATAGCTTTACAAGGAGAAGTATATCGTTCTTTATTCATATTATGCAGTGGAAGTGTCCGCACTCAGATGGTGAATGCCGAAGGCAAACAGTTGACCATCGAGACACTGAAAGCTCCCGAACTGCTTGCACCTGCATTCGTGTTCTCATCCGAGAACCGTTTTCCTGTCAACATCGAGGCCAAAGAGAGATGCGAGATTCTGGTTATAAACAAAAAGGGTTTTCTGGAATTCCTGCACCAACATCCCGTTGTGATGCATAATTTTCTGCAACTGGTATCAGACAGAACTCTGTTTCTTTCCAAGAAGCTGAATTCTTTTGCTCTACAAAGCTTAAAATCACGCATATTAAATTATCTGCGCATACATGGCGCCATAGTCAACCAGCAAGAAGTAGCGCAGATTCTCGGAGTGGCCCGCCCATCATTGGCACGTGCCCTGTCGGAACTAATAAACGAAAACTGCATCCGGACGGAAGGGAAAGAAATACGGATTGACGAAGCCAATTCCAAAAGATATCTGTAA